The DNA sequence AGGCATTCGCTCTTTCGCTCCGGTTCCGAAGCAGCGATTGGTTCTCGGCGATAGGCCTGTCGCCTTCAGGGAAGGAATCTTCATGTCCACAATGCCCAGGTCTGTCGCGTTCGCGGGAGTTGCGCTTGCCGCCTTGTGCGGCGCGTCCTCCGCCCAGTCGGTCACGCTCAAATTCGCCTCGATGGCGCCGGAGCGCAACCCGATCAACCAGTGCGGCCCTGTCGCCATCATGGAGGCGATCACGAAACGCACCGGCGGCAAGGTCAAATTCACCCGGTTCTTCGCCGGCACCGCGCTGTCCCATCCGCTGCGCCAGTATCAGCAGCTCGCCAAGAATGTCACCGACATGTCCCAGGGCGTGCTGACCTACACGCCGGGCCGGTTTCCGCTGACCAGCCTGGCGGCCCTGCCCTTCCTGATGAAAGACAATGTCGCCGGCGCGCGGGCGGTCACCAGGGTCGTGCAGGCGCACTTGCAGAACGAATTCAAGGACATCCATCTGCTCGCCATCGTCGTTCCCGCGCTCTACCAGATCCACCTGCGCAAAGAGATCAAGACGATCGACGACATGAAGGGCCTGCGCCTGCGGGGCGCCGGCCGCGTGCACCAGATGGTGCTGAAGGCGCTGGGTTCGGTGCCGGCGCAACTCCCCGCGCCGCGCATCTACGAGAGCCTGTCGAAGGGCGTGATCGACGGCGCGCTGTTCCCGTGGTCGGGCATGCTGTCGTGGAAAATCGGCGAAGTCACGAACTACAGCCTCGGCGTGACGCTGAACGGCGCGACGATGTTCCTGGGCATGAGCAAGAAGGCTTACGACGGCCTGCCGGCGGATGCGAAGACGGTGATCGATTCCGACTTCACCGGCCCGAAGCTGGCGGCCTGGAGCTCCAGCTGCTGGACGCCGGTCGACGCCAAGGGACTGGCCATCGCCAAGAAACAGAACAAGGTGGTCATGGCAGACGCCGCGCTGCAGGCCGACTTCCGTAAGCGGCTGGCCGGCGTCAGCGAAGCCTATGTCGCCGGGCTGGAAAAGAAGGGCCTGCCGGCGCGGAAAATCCTGGCGGCGATGAAGAAGGCCATCGCCGAAGAAGAAGCGAAATAGAAATGGACGCTACGCCGGGCCGGACGGGCCTCCGTCCGGCCCGGAGCGACCCGGCCCTGCCCTAACCCCGGCCGATCGACATGGCGCCCGCCGCCGGCCTTGCCGGTCTGGCAATCCTGCTCCTCCTGATCGCCTTGCGGATGCCGATCGGCCTTGCGCTTGGCGTCGTCGGCATCGGCGGCACCTGGGCATTGCTGGGCTGGGACACGCTGGTGTTCGCCCTCGGCTCAGCGCCGGTCGAGGCGATGAGCAACTTCACGCTCTCGGTCCTGCCGCTGTTCATTTTCATGGGCATCCTGGCGGTGAAGGCCGGGTTCGCCGAGTCGCTGTACAAGGCGGCCTACGCTTTCGTCGGCCATCGCAGGGGCGGCCTCGCCATCGCCAGCATCGTCGCCTGCGGCGGCTTCGGCGCGGTCAGCGGCAGCAGCCTCGCCACGGTCGCGGCGATGGGCAAGCTCGCGGTGCCGGAAATGCTGCGCTACGGCTACAGCCGGCCGCTGGCGGCCGGATCGGTCGCGACGGCCGGAACCGTCGCCATCCTGATCCCGCCGTCGCTCCCTATGATCATCTATGCGCTGCTGACCGAAGTGTCGATCGGCAAGCTGTTCGCCGCCGGCATCCTGCCGGGCATCCTGGCGGTGCTGCTCTATTCGCTGACCACGGTCGTCTGGATGTGGGCGAGGCCCCAGGACGGACCGGCCGGCGAACGCATGGCCTGGATCGACCGCTTGCGCGCCCTCGGCGGCGTGTGGGGCGTCGTCTCGATCTTTCTTCTGGTGCTCGGCGGTATTTTCGGCGGCCTGTTCTCGCCGACCGAGGGCGCGTCTGTCGGGGCGGCCGGCGCGCTGCTGCTCGGCATCCTGTCCGGCAAGATCGGCTGGCGCGCCTTTGTCGACGCTGTCTCCGAAACCGTCGTGCTGACCGCCGCGATCCTGTTTGTCGTGATCGGCGTATCGCTGTTTTCCTTCTTCGTCACCGGCGCCCATTTTCCGCAGTTCCTTTCGGAAACCGTCGGCAACCTCGACCTGTCGAAATATCTGGTCCTGGCGATCGTCGTTCTGCTGCTGATCGTGCTCGGCTGCTTTCTCGACGTGATCGCCATCGTCTTCGTCACCACGCCGGTGCTGTTCCCGATCATGCGCGATCTGGGCTTCCACCCGGTGTGGTACGGCATCGTCACCATGATGGTCGTGGAGTTCGGCGCGGTGACGCCGCCGATCGGGATGAACATATTCGTGCTGGCGAAACAGCTGCCGCAGGTATCGGCGGCGCAGGCGTTCAAGGGCATCGCCCCCTATCTGGTCGCCGATACGTTGCGCCTGCTCCTGATCGTCGCCTTTCCGATCATCGTCTTGTGGCTGCCGGGAGTGTTTTTCCAATGAGGCGCGGGCCGCGGCTGCTGCTGGCCGGAATGGCGGCGCTCGCCGGCGTCGCGATCGTCGGCCTGATGACCCTTACCGTGCTGGATATTGCCGGCCGGAACCTGAAGCTGTTCTACCTTGTCGGCGTCATCGAGATATCGACGCTCACCATGGTGCTAATGGCCTATTTCGCCTTCTCCCACACCTTCGTGAAAGACGGGCATATCTCGGTCGACCTGTTCACGACCCGTCTGTCCGACCGCACGAATGCCCGCCTGGACGCCGTCTGGCTGATCGTGGCCGGCCTGTTCTTCGCCGTGCTCGCCTGGCCAGTCCTCGGGCACGGGCTGGAGCTGCACGAAGCCGGGGAACGCACCACCAACATGGAGTGGTCGCATCTCGTCTTCGCCGTCCCGTCGTTCGCCGGGATCGTCGTGACGGCGGCGACCTGCATCGTCCTGGGCACGATCCGTCTCATTCGGACGACGCGGAACTAGATCGGCAGTGCCGTCGTCTCCTTGATGTCCTCCATGACGAAACTGGCCGAAATGTCCGAGATCGGGACCTTCGCGATCAGGCGCTTGTAGAACCGGTCATAGCCCGTGACGTCCGCGACCCGCAGCCGGAGCACATAATCGATATCGCCGGTCATCCGGTGGGCGCCCTGGATCTCCGGCAGCGTCCGAACCGCTTCCTCGAACTTGGCGAGCCAGCCCTCTTCATGGGCGCTGGTGCGGATGATGACGAAGACCGACAGGCCGAGACCGACCGCGTCCGGGTCGATCAGCGCGACGCGCCCGCGGATGATCCGCCGCTCCTCCAGCTGCTTGACGCGCCGCCAGCAGGCGTTGCGCGACAGGTTCGTCCTGGCGGCCAGTTCATCCATACTGACCGACGCGTCCTGTTGCAGACAACGCAGAATTCTCAGGTCAGCTTCATCCAATTCATGGCTCATCTTGGGATGATATCCCAACATTCGGGAAAAATCCAAGAAACTTGGGACATCTGCTCCGGGTGCGCCTGTTACACTGAAGGAAGAATGATCGGCCGCGTGCGGCCCGACGAGCGGAGCCAGAAACATGCGCCAGCAGGAAGCGAGCATCCCGGCGCGATCGTTGCTGAGCGCATTCCGCGATCATCCGGCCAGCGTCGGCGAGACCTACCCGGAACATATGGCGTTTGCGATGCGCTTCGGCGCCCGGTTGTTCTGCGCCGGCGCCGCCGCTTTCGTCCATGCCCTCATCCCGGCACTGTTTGAGACCACAGCGAGCGACACGGTCAAGGCGATGCACGCCGAAATCGAGGGTCGGGGCCGCACAAACGGCTGAGACCGGCGCGCCCGCACGCACTCAGCGGATTTGCGCAACCGCCCGGTCAATTTTCCGGCAGAACGCCTTGAGGCGCGCCTCGTCGAGCGCCGCCACGCCGTAAAGGCTCAACATCTCGAAGGCCGCCTGCGGCGCGCAAGCCTTGAGGATCGCCCCCTTCAGGACTCGCTTGACCGGCTGCCGCAGGAACAGGCGGTCGATTTTCCACGGTGACGTCATCGTCGTGATCGCCAGGCAGGATTTGAGGTTGCCCAGCGCCGGCGTGATGGCGCCCGTCTCGGCTACACTGTCGAAGGCGACGCCGGGCGCCCACACCCGGTCGAACCAGCCCTTGAGCAGCGCGGGCATCCCGAACCACCAGGTCGGAAAGACGAGGATCAGCGTCTCCGCACGTTTCAGCCGGGCGGTTTCCCCGCCGACAGCGCTATCGTCGAATTGGCTGAAATAGCTCGCCCGCTCGGCGGCGGTGAGCGCGGCCTCGAAGCCGCATCCGTAGAGATCCAGGTGCTCATAGGACACGCCGTTCGCCGCGAGGCCGGCTTCGACCCGGCCGACAAGGTGATGGCACAGGCTGTCCTTCAGCGGATGGCAGGAGACGATCAGGCAGTTCGGTTCGGCGTTCCGCAGCGTTCGGGCCTCGGCCACTTTTTTCGTCTCCTTTGCCCGGCGCCGGGCGCTCCCGCAATCGACGCGTCAGGCCGGGGCCAGCACGAAATCGAATCGCGCCCGCCAGTGTCCGCCGACCCTGTCGAGGCGCAGCAACAGTTCGTCGCGATAGATGAAATCCCGGCTGTTGGCCTCCCGCAGGTCTGGAAAATAGAGCTGGGTGGTCAGCAGGCGCGTCTTCTCGCCCTGCACCTTGACGTGAAAATGCGGCGTCCGCCCGGTGTAGTGGCCGGGCCGGACGGTCTTGAACCGGAACGCGCCGGCGGCGTCGGTAAACTGATGGCCGCGATAGCGGAAACCGCTGTTGTCGTACCGGCCGCGCTCGTCGCAATGCCACAGGTCGACAACCGCGCCGGGCACGGGGCGGCAGTCGGACATCAGTACGAGCCCCTGAAGGACCAGCGGTTCTCCGCCGGAGTCCGGCTCAAGCAGCCTGGTGCGCCGCGGCGTCGACGGCGTGTAAAACGGCCCCGCAGTCCGCCCGACCGTACCGGGCGTGCATGCCGCAGGCGGCGCGAGACCGAGGCCGCGATCGGCCGCCGGCCCCCTAAATTTGTATCCGAGAGTCGCCGAACGGGCGCCGGGCGGCAACAGCGCTGCGGCCGCGCCGGCCGCGAGCCCGGCCGTTACGGTTCGGCGTGTCAAGCTGCGGTTCGACATCGACTTCTCCTATCATATTCGAGGTCCGGACGCATTTCCGTTCACGGCATAGCCGGACCGGCGGATTCGGGATCGAGTTCCCCAGCGCTCCGGACTAATGTGGGCGAAGATTCTCCTGTCTTGAAAGAAACGACGATGCCGGCCGAATCCATCGCTTACCTGAATCCGCCGAACACCTGCCCGGCCCAGGGCCTCTACTCTCACGCCACCGCCGTGCCCGCGGGCGGCACGCTGCACATCGCCGGCCAGCTATCGGTCGGGCGCAACGGCAGCGTGGTCGGCAAGAACGATTTCGACGCCCAGATGCGCCAGGTGCTCGAAAATCTGGGCGCGGTCCTCGAAGGCACCGGCCTCGGTTTCAACCATATCGTCAAATTCACGACCTACCTGGTCCATGCACAGGATATCGAGCGGTTTATGGAGATCCGCGCCGAACTGTTTCCGGCGCTCTTCGGCGGAAGCCTGTATCCGCCGAATACACTGCTGATCGTCGACCGGTTGGTGAAGGAGGAATTCCTGATCGAGATCGAAGCGATCGCCTATTCCGATCCGGAAGGCGCCATGCGTCAGCCCTGACCGCCGCCCGCTTCTGCGCAGGAACGACCTGCCGGCTTACCCGTTGCCGGCCGGAGTACCGTATTCGGGTTCGGCGGTGACTTCGTAACCTTCGAGGCGAAGCCGGCGGCCCAGTTCCGCGATATGGGCCGGCCCGATTTCGCAGCAGCCGCCGAGGATCGTCGCCCCCGCTGCTGCCCAGTCGAGCGCGTACAGCGCATAGGCCTCCGGGCCCAGGTCGTCCCGCGCCTCCAGCACGTCGAACGGCCCGCCCGGCTCAAGCGCCTCCACCGACACGAACCCGTTGGCATAAGCCCCGAGCGGCGCGCCTATGTCCGCCAGTGCCGGCAATGCCCGGGAGACGGCCTCCGGGATGGAGCAGTTGATCAATATCGCAGACGCCCCGGCGTCGAGCGCCGCGAAGGCGCCGTCTGCGACCGGCTCCCCCGACCGCAGCACCGTCCCGTCCGCATCGTCCACCGTGAGCGCGGTCCACACCGTCCGGCCGCTTTCGCACGCCGCCAGCGTGGCGATGCGCGCTTCCCTGACAGTGGCCAGGGTCTCGCACAGGAACAGGTCGACCCGGTCCGCCTGGGCCGCGACGATCCTGCGGTAGTCCGCCAGGCAGAGGTTTTCGGGCAGAGTCAGATCCGGCCGGTAGGATGCCGCCAGCGGCGGCAGGCATCCGGCGATCAGGACGTTGCGCCCGCTGCGGTCGCGTGCTGCCTGCGCGGCGCGGAGGGCGGCGTCCTGCAACGTCTCGAAACTCCCGGACCGGCCGGTGCGCGCGAGCCGGTGCGGCGTCGCGGAATAGCTGTTCACCGTGAGGATCCGCGCGCCGGCTTCGATGAATTCGAGATGCACGGTCTCCACCAGCTCAGGTTCATCGATCATGACCTGCGTCGACCACAAGGGACCGGACGGAAGACTGCTGCGCCGGTGCAGTTCCTGTCCGACGCCGCCATCGAGCAGCGCGATCTTTCTGCCGGGCGCCGGATTTTCGCGCTTCGTAATGCAGCTCATTTTCGTCCGGCTTGCTCAGGATTCCCGCGCGATGGCGTGAAAAAAGGTTCCTGTCGTGTTGCCCCGGCGGCCGCCGCCGGCACCCAGCGCCCGTCCCTCGCCATCGAACACCGTGAGAAAGGCGTCGTCCGCCGTGTCGTCCCGGATCGTCGCATAATGAAATTCATGGCCGCGAACCGCCGTGCCGGCGTGTCCCAGAACACAGTCCTGCGTCGTCACGGCCCGCCGGTAGCCCAGATGCAGCTTCCGGTCCCTGAAGCTCGTGCGGTGGCCGAGCAGTCCCGCCATGGTGTGCACCGCACCGTCGGAGTCTTCGAGGGTCTGTCCGAGAACCATGTATCCGCCGCATTCGCCATGCACCGGGCGGGTTTCGGAGAAGGCCGCGAGGCCGGCGAGAAATCTGCCGGCCGCAGCGATCCGCCCGGCGTGCAGCTCGGGATAACCGCCGGGCAGCCAGCAGGAGTCGCATCCCTCCGGCGGCGGCTCGTCAGCAAGCGGCGAGAAGCGTTCGATTTCCGCACCCTGCCGGCGCCACGCTTCCGTCATGTGCGGATAGACGAAGGAGAAGGCGTCGTCGTCGGCAAAG is a window from the Rhodospirillaceae bacterium genome containing:
- a CDS encoding TRAP transporter substrate-binding protein, whose translation is MSTMPRSVAFAGVALAALCGASSAQSVTLKFASMAPERNPINQCGPVAIMEAITKRTGGKVKFTRFFAGTALSHPLRQYQQLAKNVTDMSQGVLTYTPGRFPLTSLAALPFLMKDNVAGARAVTRVVQAHLQNEFKDIHLLAIVVPALYQIHLRKEIKTIDDMKGLRLRGAGRVHQMVLKALGSVPAQLPAPRIYESLSKGVIDGALFPWSGMLSWKIGEVTNYSLGVTLNGATMFLGMSKKAYDGLPADAKTVIDSDFTGPKLAAWSSSCWTPVDAKGLAIAKKQNKVVMADAALQADFRKRLAGVSEAYVAGLEKKGLPARKILAAMKKAIAEEEAK
- a CDS encoding TRAP transporter large permease — protein: MAPAAGLAGLAILLLLIALRMPIGLALGVVGIGGTWALLGWDTLVFALGSAPVEAMSNFTLSVLPLFIFMGILAVKAGFAESLYKAAYAFVGHRRGGLAIASIVACGGFGAVSGSSLATVAAMGKLAVPEMLRYGYSRPLAAGSVATAGTVAILIPPSLPMIIYALLTEVSIGKLFAAGILPGILAVLLYSLTTVVWMWARPQDGPAGERMAWIDRLRALGGVWGVVSIFLLVLGGIFGGLFSPTEGASVGAAGALLLGILSGKIGWRAFVDAVSETVVLTAAILFVVIGVSLFSFFVTGAHFPQFLSETVGNLDLSKYLVLAIVVLLLIVLGCFLDVIAIVFVTTPVLFPIMRDLGFHPVWYGIVTMMVVEFGAVTPPIGMNIFVLAKQLPQVSAAQAFKGIAPYLVADTLRLLLIVAFPIIVLWLPGVFFQ
- a CDS encoding TRAP transporter small permease, with protein sequence MRRGPRLLLAGMAALAGVAIVGLMTLTVLDIAGRNLKLFYLVGVIEISTLTMVLMAYFAFSHTFVKDGHISVDLFTTRLSDRTNARLDAVWLIVAGLFFAVLAWPVLGHGLELHEAGERTTNMEWSHLVFAVPSFAGIVVTAATCIVLGTIRLIRTTRN
- a CDS encoding Lrp/AsnC family transcriptional regulator, encoding MSHELDEADLRILRCLQQDASVSMDELAARTNLSRNACWRRVKQLEERRIIRGRVALIDPDAVGLGLSVFVIIRTSAHEEGWLAKFEEAVRTLPEIQGAHRMTGDIDYVLRLRVADVTGYDRFYKRLIAKVPISDISASFVMEDIKETTALPI
- a CDS encoding DUF6356 family protein, translating into MRQQEASIPARSLLSAFRDHPASVGETYPEHMAFAMRFGARLFCAGAAAFVHALIPALFETTASDTVKAMHAEIEGRGRTNG
- a CDS encoding NAD(P)H-dependent oxidoreductase, whose translation is MAEARTLRNAEPNCLIVSCHPLKDSLCHHLVGRVEAGLAANGVSYEHLDLYGCGFEAALTAAERASYFSQFDDSAVGGETARLKRAETLILVFPTWWFGMPALLKGWFDRVWAPGVAFDSVAETGAITPALGNLKSCLAITTMTSPWKIDRLFLRQPVKRVLKGAILKACAPQAAFEMLSLYGVAALDEARLKAFCRKIDRAVAQIR
- a CDS encoding intradiol ring-cleavage dioxygenase, translating into MSNRSLTRRTVTAGLAAGAAAALLPPGARSATLGYKFRGPAADRGLGLAPPAACTPGTVGRTAGPFYTPSTPRRTRLLEPDSGGEPLVLQGLVLMSDCRPVPGAVVDLWHCDERGRYDNSGFRYRGHQFTDAAGAFRFKTVRPGHYTGRTPHFHVKVQGEKTRLLTTQLYFPDLREANSRDFIYRDELLLRLDRVGGHWRARFDFVLAPA
- a CDS encoding RidA family protein; the encoded protein is MPAESIAYLNPPNTCPAQGLYSHATAVPAGGTLHIAGQLSVGRNGSVVGKNDFDAQMRQVLENLGAVLEGTGLGFNHIVKFTTYLVHAQDIERFMEIRAELFPALFGGSLYPPNTLLIVDRLVKEEFLIEIEAIAYSDPEGAMRQP
- a CDS encoding homocysteine S-methyltransferase family protein, with translation MSCITKRENPAPGRKIALLDGGVGQELHRRSSLPSGPLWSTQVMIDEPELVETVHLEFIEAGARILTVNSYSATPHRLARTGRSGSFETLQDAALRAAQAARDRSGRNVLIAGCLPPLAASYRPDLTLPENLCLADYRRIVAAQADRVDLFLCETLATVREARIATLAACESGRTVWTALTVDDADGTVLRSGEPVADGAFAALDAGASAILINCSIPEAVSRALPALADIGAPLGAYANGFVSVEALEPGGPFDVLEARDDLGPEAYALYALDWAAAGATILGGCCEIGPAHIAELGRRLRLEGYEVTAEPEYGTPAGNG